From the genome of Papaver somniferum cultivar HN1 chromosome 2, ASM357369v1, whole genome shotgun sequence, one region includes:
- the LOC113349243 gene encoding putative glycerol-3-phosphate transporter 5 isoform X1 — protein MGTLNPNPQSNQLPPGYNLLPILQSKTIGFYRITVLILTFCSYASFHASRKPPSIVKSVLTNPLNNSTSNSGSDSSNGWAPFNEGGERGTHRLGELDLAFLSTYSIGMYFAGHIGDRIDLRYFLTFGMIFSGFSTIFFGLGYWWNIHSLGFFLIVQIVSGLFQSIGWPCVVSVVGNWFGKSKRGLIMGIWNSQMPIGNILGSVLASSVLEFGWGWSFVVPGVFIILVGGLVFLFLVVSPEVAGFECPGDGMEIELNKYEQIQNERTSISSSIVLQEENSEKEKEVQCAEANVELHKVDEENEAGLLHAESQYSDSDGVVGAVGFLEAWRLPGVAPYSFCLFFSKLVAYTFLYWLPFYINHTSVAGVHLSHKMAGILSTIFDLGGVVGGISAGYISDKIEARAVTSVMFLLFSIPALILYRIYGSISMSTNICLMFISGLFVNGPYSLITTAVSADLGTQSSSNGKGNSRALATVTAIIDGTGSVGAALGPLLTGYISTRGWNSVFVMLILSILLAGLFLFQLAKAEVISKMNERKWLWNRITTTQ, from the exons aTGGGAACCCTAAACCCAAATCCCCAATCAAATCAATTACCCCCAGGTTACAATCTTCTTCCAATTCTCCAATCAAAAACAATTGGATTCTATCGAATCACAGTTCTCATACTAACATTTTGTTCATACGCTTCATTTCATGCTTCTCGTAAACCCCCAAGTATTGTCAAAAGTGTTCTTACAAACCCTTTAAATAATTCCACATCAAATTCTGGTTCTGATTCTAGTAATGGTTGGGCACCGTTTAATGAAGGAGGAGAACGTGGAACACACAGGTTAGGTGAATTAGATCTTGCATTTCTATCTACTTATTCAATTGGTATGTATTTTGCTGGACATATTGGTGATCGGATTGATCTTCGTTATTTTCTTACATTTGGTATGATTTTTAGTGGGTTTTCAACTATTTTCTTTGGGTTAGGGTATTGGTGGAATATACatagtttaggttttttcttaattgttcagATTGTTAGTGGTTTGTTTCAATCAATTGGATGGCCTTGTGTTGTTTCTGTTGTTGGGAATTGGTTTGGGAAATCTAAAAGAGGATTGATTATGGGTATATGGAATTCGCAGATGCCGATTGGGAATATATTAGGTTCTGTTTTAGCTTCGTCGGTGTTGGAATTCGGATGGGGTTGGTCTTTTGTTGTTCCTGGGGTGTTTATTATATTGGTTGGGGGCTtggttttcttgtttttagtgGTTAGTCCTGAAGTTGCAGGATTTGAATGTCCTGGTGATGGAATGGAGATTGAATTGAATAAGTATGAACAAATTCAAAATGAGAGAACAAGTATTAGTAGTAGCATTGTTTTGCAAGAAGAGAATtcggagaaagaaaaagaagttcaATGTGCTGAAGCAAATGTGGAACTACATAAAGTTGATGAAGAAAATGAGGCTGGTCTTCTCCATGCTGAATCTCAGTATTCAGATTCAGATGGGGTTGTGGGTGCGGTTGGATTTCTCGAGGCATGGAGGTTACCTGGCGTCGCACCTTATTCTTTTTGCCTCTTCTTCTCTAAGCTAGTGGCTTACACTTTCCTCTACTGGTTGCCTTTCTACATAAACCATACAT CTGTTGCTGGTGTCCATTTATCACATAAAATGGCTGGGATACTTTCAACCATCTTTGACTTGGGGGGAGTTGTAGGAGGAATCTCGGCAGGCTATATTTCGGACAAAATCGAGGCTCGTGCAGTAACTTCTGTAATGTTCTTGCTATTTTCAATACCGGCGCTGATCTTGTATAGAATTTATGGGAGCATCTCAATGTCTACAAACATATGTCTAATGTTTATTTCGGGATTGTTTGTGAATGGTCCATACTCTCTTATAACAActgctgtttctgctgatttgggTACGCAGAGCAGCTCGAATGGCAAAGGGAATTCCCGAGCTTTAGCAACTGTGACTGCAATTATAGATGGTACTGGTTCTGTTGGGGCAGCTCTGGGACCACTATTGACTGGATATATATCAACTAGGGGATGGAATTCTGTCTTTGTGATGCTCATCCTGTCAATTCTTCTTGCGGGtctttttttgtttcaattagCAAAAGCTGAGGTGATCAGCAAAATGAATGAGAGAAAATGGCTTTGGAACAGGATCACAACTACTCAGTGA
- the LOC113349243 gene encoding putative glycerol-3-phosphate transporter 5 isoform X2 has translation MGTLNPNPQSNQLPPGYNLLPILQSKTIGFYRITVLILTFCSYASFHASRKPPSIVKSVLTNPLNNSTSNSGSDSSNGWAPFNEGGERGTHRLGELDLAFLSTYSIGMYFAGHIGDRIDLRYFLTFGMIFSGFSTIFFGLGYWWNIHSLGFFLIVQIVSGLFQSIGWPCVVSVVGNWFGKSKRGLIMGIWNSQMPIGNILGSVLASSVLEFGWGWSFVVPGVFIILVGGLVFLFLVVSPEVAGFECPGDGMEIELNKYEQIQNERTSISSSIVLQEENSEKEKEVQCAEANVELHKVDEENEAGLLHAESQYSDSDGVVGAVGFLEAWRLPGVAPYSFCLFFSKLVAYTFLYWLPFYINHTSVAGVHLSHKMAGILSTIFDLGGVVGGISAGYISDKIEARAVTSSSSNGKGNSRALATVTAIIDGTGSVGAALGPLLTGYISTRGWNSVFVMLILSILLAGLFLFQLAKAEVISKMNERKWLWNRITTTQ, from the exons aTGGGAACCCTAAACCCAAATCCCCAATCAAATCAATTACCCCCAGGTTACAATCTTCTTCCAATTCTCCAATCAAAAACAATTGGATTCTATCGAATCACAGTTCTCATACTAACATTTTGTTCATACGCTTCATTTCATGCTTCTCGTAAACCCCCAAGTATTGTCAAAAGTGTTCTTACAAACCCTTTAAATAATTCCACATCAAATTCTGGTTCTGATTCTAGTAATGGTTGGGCACCGTTTAATGAAGGAGGAGAACGTGGAACACACAGGTTAGGTGAATTAGATCTTGCATTTCTATCTACTTATTCAATTGGTATGTATTTTGCTGGACATATTGGTGATCGGATTGATCTTCGTTATTTTCTTACATTTGGTATGATTTTTAGTGGGTTTTCAACTATTTTCTTTGGGTTAGGGTATTGGTGGAATATACatagtttaggttttttcttaattgttcagATTGTTAGTGGTTTGTTTCAATCAATTGGATGGCCTTGTGTTGTTTCTGTTGTTGGGAATTGGTTTGGGAAATCTAAAAGAGGATTGATTATGGGTATATGGAATTCGCAGATGCCGATTGGGAATATATTAGGTTCTGTTTTAGCTTCGTCGGTGTTGGAATTCGGATGGGGTTGGTCTTTTGTTGTTCCTGGGGTGTTTATTATATTGGTTGGGGGCTtggttttcttgtttttagtgGTTAGTCCTGAAGTTGCAGGATTTGAATGTCCTGGTGATGGAATGGAGATTGAATTGAATAAGTATGAACAAATTCAAAATGAGAGAACAAGTATTAGTAGTAGCATTGTTTTGCAAGAAGAGAATtcggagaaagaaaaagaagttcaATGTGCTGAAGCAAATGTGGAACTACATAAAGTTGATGAAGAAAATGAGGCTGGTCTTCTCCATGCTGAATCTCAGTATTCAGATTCAGATGGGGTTGTGGGTGCGGTTGGATTTCTCGAGGCATGGAGGTTACCTGGCGTCGCACCTTATTCTTTTTGCCTCTTCTTCTCTAAGCTAGTGGCTTACACTTTCCTCTACTGGTTGCCTTTCTACATAAACCATACAT CTGTTGCTGGTGTCCATTTATCACATAAAATGGCTGGGATACTTTCAACCATCTTTGACTTGGGGGGAGTTGTAGGAGGAATCTCGGCAGGCTATATTTCGGACAAAATCGAGGCTCGTGCAGTAACTTCT AGCAGCTCGAATGGCAAAGGGAATTCCCGAGCTTTAGCAACTGTGACTGCAATTATAGATGGTACTGGTTCTGTTGGGGCAGCTCTGGGACCACTATTGACTGGATATATATCAACTAGGGGATGGAATTCTGTCTTTGTGATGCTCATCCTGTCAATTCTTCTTGCGGGtctttttttgtttcaattagCAAAAGCTGAGGTGATCAGCAAAATGAATGAGAGAAAATGGCTTTGGAACAGGATCACAACTACTCAGTGA
- the LOC113349245 gene encoding two-pore potassium channel 5-like isoform X1, producing MEREPLLASQVFQDEEIQFIPSERRNTGLTRSTSAPAKPIMGDFRNIDQTLAVKSKYESNSIVRRALLLLIIYLLVGVAIYIFDKENFSGIETHPVVDAIYFSIVTLCTVGYGDVAPLSPATKVFTCIFVLMGFGFINISLRGLVNYALDYHENLFVANSRVNLGGRGNSSNGFLRNCIFDIKDGRLRTRVKVGLALGVVILCIGMGATVLHFVEKFDVLDSIYLSVMSVTTVGSYGGKAFNTIQGRLFASLWLLVSTLSVARVFLYLAEIRVDKRHRRMEKWILHRQMTVDDLVAADINNNGFISKAEFAIYKLKEMGLIKQKDILLVCNQFDKIDRNNSGKITISDLLQ from the exons ATGGAAAGAGAACCACTTCTAGCCTCACAAGTTTTTCAAGATGAAGAAATCCAATTCATACCATCCGAGAGAAGAAATACTGGTCTAACAAGATCAACATCTGCTCCTGCTAAGCCTATCATGGGAGACTTCAGAAATATTGATCAAACCCTGGCAGTAAAAAGTAAATATGAATCAAATTCTATAGTTAGACGAGCGTTACTTTTACTGATTATTTATCTACTTGTTGGTGTTGCTATATATATATTCGATAAGGAGAATTTCTCTGGTATTGAAACTCATCCTGTTGTTGATGCTATTTATTTCTCTATTGTTACTTTGTGTACTGTTGGGTATGGTGATGTTGCTCCATTATCACCTGCCACAAAAGTTTTTACTTGTATTTTTGTGTTGATGGGTTTTGGGTTTATAAATATATCGTTAAGGGGGTTAGTAAATTATGCGTTAGATTATCATGAAAATTTATTTGTGGCAAATAGTCGAGTAAATCTGGGTGGAAGGGGGAATAGCAGCAATGGTTTTTTGAGGAACTGCATTTTCGACATAAAAGATGGAAGATTGAGGACAAGAGTGAAGGTTGGATTAGCACTTGGTGTTGTCATATTGTGTATTGGGATGGGTGCTACGGTTTTACATTTTGTTGAGAAGTTTGATGTGCTTGATTCAATTTATCTATCAGTTATGTCTGTTACTACAGTTGGATCCTATGGTGGTAAAGCTTTTAACACAATACAAGGGAGATTATTTGCTTCGTTATGGCTTTTGGTGTCAACTCTCTCGGTTGCTCGAGTATTTTTGTATCTAGCAGAGATAAGGGTTGATAAAAGGCATAGAAGAATGGAAAAGTGGATTTTGCATAGACAAATGACAGTTGACGATTTGGTTGCAGCTGATATCAATAACAATGGTTTCATCAG TAAAGCCGAATTTGCTATATACAAACTCAAAGAGATGGGACTGATCAAGCAGAAAGATATATTGCTAGTCTGCAACCAGTTTGACAAGATTGACCGGAACAACTCCGGGAAGATAACAATATCCGACTTACTACAATGA
- the LOC113349245 gene encoding two pore potassium channel c-like isoform X2, with translation MEREPLLASQVFQDEEIQFIPSERRNTGLTRSTSAPAKPIMGDFRNIDQTLAVKSKYESNSIVRRALLLLIIYLLVGVAIYIFDKENFSVGSYGGKAFNTIQGRLFASLWLLVSTLSVARVFLYLAEIRVDKRHRRMEKWILHRQMTVDDLVAADINNNGFISKAEFAIYKLKEMGLIKQKDILLVCNQFDKIDRNNSGKITISDLLQ, from the exons ATGGAAAGAGAACCACTTCTAGCCTCACAAGTTTTTCAAGATGAAGAAATCCAATTCATACCATCCGAGAGAAGAAATACTGGTCTAACAAGATCAACATCTGCTCCTGCTAAGCCTATCATGGGAGACTTCAGAAATATTGATCAAACCCTGGCAGTAAAAAGTAAATATGAATCAAATTCTATAGTTAGACGAGCGTTACTTTTACTGATTATTTATCTACTTGTTGGTGTTGCTATATATATATTCGATAAGGAGAATTTCTCTG TTGGATCCTATGGTGGTAAAGCTTTTAACACAATACAAGGGAGATTATTTGCTTCGTTATGGCTTTTGGTGTCAACTCTCTCGGTTGCTCGAGTATTTTTGTATCTAGCAGAGATAAGGGTTGATAAAAGGCATAGAAGAATGGAAAAGTGGATTTTGCATAGACAAATGACAGTTGACGATTTGGTTGCAGCTGATATCAATAACAATGGTTTCATCAG TAAAGCCGAATTTGCTATATACAAACTCAAAGAGATGGGACTGATCAAGCAGAAAGATATATTGCTAGTCTGCAACCAGTTTGACAAGATTGACCGGAACAACTCCGGGAAGATAACAATATCCGACTTACTACAATGA
- the LOC113349242 gene encoding eukaryotic translation initiation factor 3 subunit D-like — MTEFEVGAVPFNAGGWGPPETPSQLHPNHPPNVPFLPFNRSEKLGRIADWTRNYNNNKNRNSAQGSVFDSIPVDDDDAASNPFHEVIGKAPSRPKFVPRWRFQHQRQLPQRRDEEVEAKKREQEKERARRDRLYNRSGNHNNNHNSRRESVVFKSSVDIQPEWNMLDQIPFSSFSKLSFSVQEPEDLLICGALESYDRSYDRINPKNEKRLERFKNRNFFKVTTTDDPVIRRLANEDKATVFATDSILSTLMCAPRSVYSWDIVVQRVWNKLFFDKRDGSQLDLLSVNETCQEVALPEAKEDINSAYSLSVEAAYINQNFSQQVLVRNGSKVEFDEPNPFAGEGEEVACAAYRYRRWKLDDNMFLVARCEVQSAAESNGQQSFMTLNALNEFDPKYSGIDWRKKLEIQRGAVLATELKNNANKLAKWTAQALLASADMMKLGYVSRVHPRDHFNHSILSVVGYKPKEFATQINLNTNNMWGIVKSIVDLCMKLKEGKYVLVKDPSKPQVRIYEVPADAFENDYVEEPLPEDEQVQPPTDEEALAVANDVEDIVEEAVL; from the coding sequence ATGACAGAATTCGAAGTAGGTGCAGTTCCATTCAACGCCGGCGGTTGGGGACCACCGGAAACACCATCACAACTCCACCCCAATCATCCACCAAACGTTCCTTTTCTTCCTTTCAATCGTTCTGAAAAACTAGGTCGAATTGCAGATTGGACTAgaaactacaacaacaacaaaaaccgcAACAGCGCTCAAGGTTCCGTCTTCGATTCCATacctgttgatgatgatgatgctgctTCAAATCCATTCCATGAAGTTATTGGAAAAGCACCATCAAGACCTAAGTTCGTTCCTAGATGGAGATTTCAACACCAACGTCAACTTCCACAGCGTCGCGACGAAGAGGTTGAAGCTAAGAAACGGGAACAGGAGAAAGAGCGAGCTAGACGTGATCGTCTTTACAATCGATCTGGTAATCACAATAATAATCATAATTCTCGTCGTGAATCTGTAGTTTTTAAATCATCTGTTGATATTCAACCTGAATGGAACATGTTAGATCAAATCCCGTTTTCGAGTTTCTCTAAATTATCGTTTTCGGTACAAGAACCTGAGGATTTACTAATCTGTGGTGCTTTAGAATCGTATGATCGTAGTTATGATAGGATTAACCCTAAGAATGAAAAACGTTTGGAGAGGTTTAAGAATAGGAATTTCTTTAAGGTTACTACTACTGATGATCCTGTTATTCGTCGACTCGCTAACGAAGATAAAGCGACTGTGTTCGCTActgattcgattttgtctacaTTGATGTGTGCACCAAGGTCTGTTTATTCTTGGGATATTGTGGTTCAGCGTGTTTGGAATAAGCTGTTTTTCGATAAGAGAGATGGGTCTCAGCTTGATTTGTTATCGGTTAATGAGACTTGTCAAGAAGTAGCATTGCCTGAAGCTAAAGAGGATATTAATTCGGCGTATTCGTTGAGTGTTGAAGCTGCTTACATTAATCAGAACTTTTCGCAGCAGGTTTTGGTTAGGAATGGTAGTAAGGTTGAATTTGACGAGCCAAATCCATTTGCTGGTGAAGGTGAAGAAGTTGCATGTGCAGCGTATCGTTATAGAAGGTGGAAGCTTGATGATAATATGTTTCTTGTAGCTAGGTGTGAAGTTCAGAGTGCTGCGGAATCTAATGGGCAACAATCGTTTATGACCTTGAATGCTCTTAATGAATTTGATCCAAAGTATTCGGGTATTGACTGGAGGAAGAAGTTGGAAATTCAGAGAGGAGCAGTTTTGGCTACAGAACTTAAGAATAATGCTAACAAATTGGCTAAGTGGACTGCTCAAGCACTACTGGCAAGTGCTGATATGATGAAATTGGGGTATGTTTCTAGAGTTCACCCGAGGGATCATTTCAATCACTCAATTTTATCTGTGGTTGGATACAAGCCTAAGGAATTTGCTACCCAAATCAACCTGAACACGAACAATATGTGGGGAATTGTCAAGTCAATTGTTGATTTGTGCATGAAATTGAAGGAGGGGAAGTATGTGCTTGTTAAGGATCCTTCAAAGCCGCAGGTGAGGATTTATGAGGTTCCAGCTGATGCATTTGAGAATGATTATGTGGAGGAGCCATTGCCTGAGGACGAACAAGTACAACCTCCCACAGATGAAGAGGCTCTAGCTGTTGCAAATGATGTGGAAGATATAGTTGAAGAAGCTGTGCTTTGA